From a region of the Georgenia yuyongxinii genome:
- a CDS encoding class E sortase codes for MTRLTGAAAPPAPRAVTAPVSAHRGASVLGELLITAAAVLALFVVWQVWWTDVTGGRAQVAAVVAIETSFPTVPATPADSPASPLRTDAPPTLAEVPAGTGFAVVHVPRWGTDHALPVLEGVDARAVLDTGAAGHYPGTAPPGAVGNFALAAHRQTYGAAFRRVDELRVGDPIVVETAEAWLVYRVTADRVVAPEEVSVIAPVPGAPGEAATARMITFTTCHPLWSTAQRWVTHGELAGWLPRAAGVPAELGEVA; via the coding sequence GTGACCAGACTCACCGGCGCGGCCGCACCGCCGGCACCGCGGGCGGTGACCGCGCCTGTCAGCGCCCACCGCGGCGCGTCGGTGCTGGGTGAGCTGCTGATCACGGCTGCGGCGGTGCTCGCCCTGTTCGTCGTGTGGCAGGTGTGGTGGACGGACGTCACGGGGGGCCGTGCGCAGGTGGCCGCCGTCGTCGCGATCGAGACCAGCTTCCCGACCGTCCCGGCCACGCCGGCCGACTCCCCCGCCTCGCCGCTGCGCACCGACGCCCCACCCACCCTCGCCGAGGTGCCCGCCGGGACCGGGTTCGCCGTCGTGCACGTGCCTCGGTGGGGCACCGACCACGCGCTCCCCGTTCTGGAGGGCGTCGACGCGCGGGCGGTGCTCGACACCGGAGCCGCGGGGCACTATCCGGGCACGGCACCGCCGGGCGCCGTGGGGAACTTCGCGCTGGCCGCGCACCGGCAGACCTACGGCGCGGCGTTCCGTCGCGTCGACGAGCTGCGGGTGGGTGACCCGATCGTGGTGGAGACCGCCGAGGCGTGGCTGGTCTATCGGGTCACCGCAGACCGCGTAGTGGCCCCCGAGGAGGTCTCCGTGATCGCCCCCGTCCCCGGGGCGCCGGGCGAGGCGGCGACGGCCCGGATGATCACCTTCACCACGTGCCACCCGCTGTGGAGCACCGCACAGCGGTGGGTCACCCACGGCGAGCTCGCCGGCTGGCTCCCTCGCGCGGCCGGCGTGCCGGCCGAGCTGGGCGAGGTGGCCTGA
- a CDS encoding biotin--[acetyl-CoA-carboxylase] ligase has protein sequence MPDDASPLPPFTRVVRVVQTGSTNTDLREAVTAEPGAWPHLSVLVAETQDAGRGRAGRSWDTAPGTALTASVLLRPRVPPGRLPWLTLLAGLAVQRATAELTGVRTGLKWPNDVLVLDVGEEVDGWGTDRKVAGILAEALPAADSHDAGPHAAGPHAAGPHAAGPHAGAGHAGSLAVVLGIGVNVAQTRDQLPVPWATSLRLAADARVTTPGAEELLSAVGRHLADLLRRWEAAAGDAGAAGLAEDVARVCVTLGRSVRAELPGGIEVTGTATALDNDGHLLLRTPEGTERTVRAGDVRHVRAG, from the coding sequence ATGCCCGACGACGCAAGCCCTCTGCCGCCCTTCACCCGTGTGGTCCGCGTGGTGCAGACCGGCTCGACCAACACCGACCTGCGCGAGGCCGTGACGGCGGAGCCCGGCGCCTGGCCCCACCTGTCCGTCCTGGTGGCCGAGACCCAGGACGCCGGCCGCGGCCGGGCGGGCCGCAGCTGGGACACCGCGCCCGGCACCGCGCTGACGGCCTCGGTCCTGCTGCGCCCGCGCGTGCCGCCGGGCCGGCTGCCGTGGCTCACGCTGCTGGCCGGGCTGGCGGTGCAGCGGGCGACGGCCGAGCTGACGGGCGTGCGGACCGGCCTGAAGTGGCCCAACGACGTCCTCGTTCTGGACGTGGGCGAGGAGGTCGACGGCTGGGGCACCGACCGGAAGGTGGCGGGCATCCTCGCCGAGGCACTCCCAGCCGCGGACTCGCACGACGCGGGCCCGCACGCCGCGGGCCCGCACGCCGCGGGCCCGCACGCCGCGGGCCCGCATGCCGGCGCCGGCCACGCCGGGTCGCTCGCCGTCGTCCTCGGCATCGGGGTCAACGTCGCGCAGACCCGCGATCAGCTGCCGGTGCCGTGGGCGACGTCGCTACGCCTCGCCGCCGACGCTCGAGTCACAACACCCGGCGCGGAGGAGCTGCTCAGCGCCGTCGGACGGCACCTCGCCGACCTGCTGAGGCGGTGGGAGGCGGCCGCGGGGGACGCGGGTGCCGCCGGTCTCGCGGAGGACGTCGCCCGCGTGTGCGTCACCCTCGGCCGTTCGGTGCGTGCGGAGCTGCCCGGCGGGATCGAGGTGACCGGCACAGCAACGGCGCTCGACAACGACGGTCACCTCCTCCTGCGGACACCCGAAGGAACTGAGCGGACCGTCCGGGCGGGGGACGTCCGGCACGTGCGGGCGGGCTGA
- a CDS encoding adenylate/guanylate cyclase domain-containing protein, producing the protein MSTEGTAVPERARATRPSDDHAAPRQDEVDQLSADGTPLPERLPPPEPDEQVPDTQEPPSSTVTARIDSLLGGPRTLTIVQLAERAGVSVGFARTFWKAMGFPTVGDTSVIFGDGDIQALSTMARLIEKEVVDTTTAISLLRAQSHMTDRLALWQTEALVEGSVRRRGLDDVSARLVLLDRITSIVDVLQSQLDYAWRRQLAALIARTDAEVSQSRRPSTDPFRMPLQRGLGFVDMVAYTRRSTEMGSHALANLVQTFEYTCRDVITSRGARVVKTIGDAVLYIADDLPTAADVATELVAALQAEEDMLPVRASMVWGGVLSRNGDVFGPTVNLASRLVDVAPTGTVLMDKATADAMAASPVARRYTMVPHRGVEVKGLGEVRPIELRRLPG; encoded by the coding sequence GTGAGCACCGAAGGCACGGCCGTCCCCGAGCGCGCCCGGGCGACCCGCCCCTCGGACGACCACGCCGCACCACGGCAGGACGAGGTCGACCAGCTGTCCGCAGACGGCACCCCGCTGCCCGAGCGGCTCCCGCCCCCGGAACCCGACGAGCAGGTTCCGGACACCCAGGAACCGCCGTCGTCCACCGTCACCGCCCGCATCGACTCGCTGCTCGGCGGGCCACGCACCCTGACGATCGTCCAGCTCGCGGAGCGCGCGGGCGTGAGCGTCGGGTTCGCACGCACCTTCTGGAAGGCGATGGGGTTCCCCACCGTCGGGGACACCAGTGTGATCTTCGGCGACGGCGACATCCAGGCGCTCAGCACCATGGCCCGGCTGATCGAGAAGGAGGTCGTCGACACCACGACCGCCATCTCGCTGCTGCGGGCGCAGTCGCACATGACCGACCGCCTCGCGCTGTGGCAGACCGAGGCTCTGGTCGAGGGTTCTGTGCGCCGGCGGGGGCTCGACGACGTCTCCGCCCGGCTGGTGCTGCTGGACCGGATCACCTCGATCGTCGACGTCCTGCAGTCCCAGCTGGACTACGCCTGGCGCCGGCAGCTTGCCGCGCTGATCGCCCGGACCGACGCGGAGGTGTCGCAGAGCCGCCGGCCCAGCACCGACCCGTTCCGGATGCCGCTGCAGCGCGGCCTGGGTTTCGTGGACATGGTCGCCTACACACGCCGCTCCACCGAGATGGGCAGCCACGCGCTGGCGAACCTGGTGCAGACGTTTGAGTACACCTGCCGGGACGTCATCACCTCCCGCGGCGCCCGGGTCGTCAAGACGATCGGCGACGCCGTGCTGTACATCGCCGACGACCTGCCCACCGCGGCGGACGTGGCCACCGAGCTCGTCGCCGCGCTGCAGGCGGAGGAGGACATGCTGCCTGTGCGGGCGTCGATGGTGTGGGGCGGGGTGCTCTCGCGCAACGGCGACGTCTTCGGGCCCACGGTCAACCTCGCCTCCCGGCTCGTCGACGTCGCACCCACGGGCACCGTGCTCATGGACAAGGCGACCGCGGACGCGATGGCCGCGAGCCCGGTCGCCCGGCGGTACACGATGGTGCCCCACCGAGGTGTCGAGGTGAAGGGCCTGGGTGAGGTGCGCCCGATCGAGCTGCGCAGGCTCCCGGGCTGA
- a CDS encoding response regulator transcription factor: protein MTNVLLVEDDPAISEPLARALGREGYEVRPHGTGQSALDDLSNGADLVVLDLGLPDMDGLDVARHIRSQGLTLPILVLTARADEVDLVVGLDAGADDYVTKPFRLAELLARVRALLRRAGGEVTDEDELSAQDVRVDVAAHRAFRGTRELHLTAKEFELLRVLVRDAGSVVGRETLMREVWGTDPTGSTKTLDMHVSWLRRKLGDDANDPKYITTVRGMGFRFETSAS from the coding sequence GTGACCAACGTGCTGCTCGTCGAGGACGACCCCGCCATCTCCGAGCCCCTCGCCCGGGCCCTCGGACGGGAGGGCTACGAGGTGCGACCCCATGGCACCGGACAGTCGGCCCTGGACGACCTGTCCAACGGCGCCGACCTCGTGGTGCTCGACCTGGGGCTGCCGGACATGGACGGCCTGGACGTGGCGCGGCACATCCGCAGCCAGGGCCTGACGCTGCCCATCCTCGTGCTCACCGCACGCGCGGACGAGGTGGACCTCGTCGTCGGTCTCGACGCCGGCGCGGACGACTACGTGACCAAGCCGTTCCGGCTGGCCGAGCTCCTGGCCCGGGTGCGGGCGCTGCTGCGCCGCGCCGGGGGTGAGGTCACCGACGAGGACGAGCTGAGCGCGCAGGACGTGCGCGTCGACGTCGCGGCCCACCGGGCCTTCCGTGGCACCCGCGAGCTGCACCTGACCGCCAAGGAGTTCGAGCTGCTGCGGGTGCTGGTGCGCGACGCCGGCTCCGTCGTCGGCCGCGAGACCCTCATGCGGGAGGTGTGGGGGACGGACCCGACCGGGTCCACGAAGACCCTCGACATGCACGTCTCGTGGTTGCGCCGCAAGCTCGGCGACGACGCCAACGACCCGAAGTACATCACGACCGTGCGCGGGATGGGCTTCCGGTTCGAGACCTCCGCGAGCTAG
- a CDS encoding ATP-binding protein: MGVTVAVLLLGVPMGILGAIFVWNSEQASLDQRASALGRSVERRLVNGEDLDVDMLEAWVGSTEQYDASILVQGPDGEQYRAGPRLPDKVVRSLHITPSGATVRMDVDAGDVRWQATQVVLLVVAAAVLALGVGILVARHQARRLSAPLIYLAASAEQVGSGQVRPRMKPSGIEEIDLVAAELVRTADRMAGRLAAERQFAADASHQLRTPLTALSMRLEEILALSDNEEVREEARVSLEQVERLTGVVEDLLRSSRSAGGGTTEAVHLDEVFAQQREEWGRAFRKARRELVLDDAAGLAVLASPGALAQVLATLLENALKYGSGATRIGTRPASAGHGVFIDVSDEGPGVSDDLAPDIFTKHVSGGTGTGLGLALAKDLVAADGGRLELSQRRPAVFTIFLNAVPRALDPDVVLPQGALVSVGRRRRRR; the protein is encoded by the coding sequence ATGGGCGTGACCGTCGCGGTCCTGCTCCTCGGTGTTCCGATGGGGATCCTGGGCGCCATCTTCGTGTGGAACAGCGAGCAGGCCAGCCTCGACCAACGGGCCTCGGCGCTGGGCCGTTCCGTCGAGCGGCGCCTGGTCAACGGCGAGGACCTCGACGTGGACATGCTCGAGGCCTGGGTGGGGAGCACCGAGCAGTACGACGCATCCATCCTCGTCCAGGGGCCTGACGGCGAGCAGTACCGCGCCGGGCCGCGGCTGCCCGACAAGGTGGTCCGCTCCCTGCACATCACCCCGTCGGGCGCGACCGTGCGCATGGACGTCGACGCCGGCGACGTGCGCTGGCAGGCCACGCAGGTGGTGCTGCTCGTCGTCGCCGCCGCGGTGCTCGCCCTGGGGGTAGGGATACTCGTCGCCCGGCATCAGGCGCGACGGTTGTCCGCGCCGCTGATCTACCTGGCGGCCTCGGCCGAGCAGGTCGGCTCCGGGCAGGTGCGACCCCGGATGAAGCCCTCCGGGATCGAGGAGATCGACCTCGTCGCCGCGGAGCTGGTGCGCACCGCGGACCGGATGGCCGGCCGGCTGGCGGCGGAGCGGCAGTTCGCCGCGGACGCCTCCCACCAGCTGCGCACTCCGCTCACCGCGTTGTCCATGCGGCTGGAGGAGATCCTCGCGCTGAGCGACAACGAGGAGGTCCGCGAGGAGGCTCGGGTGTCGCTCGAGCAGGTGGAGCGGCTCACCGGTGTGGTGGAGGACCTGCTGAGGTCCTCCCGCTCGGCCGGTGGTGGCACCACGGAGGCGGTCCACCTGGACGAGGTGTTCGCCCAGCAGCGGGAGGAGTGGGGCCGCGCGTTCCGCAAGGCCCGCCGCGAGCTCGTGCTCGACGACGCCGCCGGGCTGGCGGTGCTGGCGAGCCCGGGCGCCCTGGCACAGGTGCTGGCCACCTTGCTCGAGAACGCCCTCAAGTACGGCAGCGGCGCCACCAGAATCGGGACGCGGCCCGCCTCGGCCGGGCACGGGGTGTTCATCGACGTCTCGGACGAGGGGCCCGGTGTCTCCGACGACCTCGCCCCGGACATCTTCACCAAGCACGTCTCCGGCGGTACCGGAACCGGCCTGGGCCTGGCCCTGGCCAAGGATCTCGTCGCCGCGGACGGCGGCCGGCTCGAGCTGAGCCAGCGCCGCCCTGCGGTGTTCACGATCTTCCTCAACGCCGTGCCGCGGGCGCTCGATCCCGACGTCGTGCTGCCCCAGGGGGCGCTGGTCTCGGTGGGCCGGCGCCGCCGTCGCCGGTGA
- a CDS encoding GtrA family protein — protein sequence MTSSRAVPGARPSGLDGPTAAPAVDEPTAAPAVDEPVASPAAGPTPPGLVRRLLRGQSFSAWLLEVIRFCAVGGTAFVVDVGLFNLLRFGPGELLGEKPLTAKVLSVAVSVLVAWLGNRYWTFAGNKRDSRGRELTLFVAVNLGGMVIAVGCLAVSHYVLGLTSPLADNIAANGVGLVLGTAFRYVCYRYVVFTGDGGAGPPRPAPPGAARRRDRAPAARR from the coding sequence GTGACCTCGTCCCGCGCCGTGCCCGGTGCCCGCCCGTCGGGTCTTGACGGGCCGACGGCGGCGCCTGCGGTGGATGAGCCGACGGCGGCGCCTGCGGTGGACGAGCCGGTCGCGTCACCGGCCGCTGGTCCGACCCCGCCCGGCCTGGTCCGGCGGCTTCTGCGTGGTCAGAGCTTCAGCGCCTGGCTGCTCGAGGTCATCCGGTTCTGCGCCGTCGGCGGGACCGCGTTCGTGGTCGACGTGGGCCTGTTCAACCTGTTGCGATTCGGCCCCGGGGAGCTGCTCGGCGAGAAGCCGCTGACTGCGAAGGTGCTCTCGGTCGCCGTCTCGGTGCTGGTGGCCTGGCTCGGCAACCGGTACTGGACCTTCGCGGGGAACAAGCGTGACTCCCGAGGGCGGGAGCTGACCCTGTTCGTCGCGGTCAACCTCGGCGGCATGGTGATCGCGGTCGGCTGCCTCGCGGTGAGCCACTACGTGCTCGGCCTGACCTCGCCGCTGGCGGACAACATCGCCGCCAACGGCGTGGGCCTGGTGCTCGGGACCGCGTTCCGGTACGTGTGCTACCGCTATGTCGTGTTCACCGGCGACGGCGGCGCCGGCCCACCGAGACCAGCGCCCCCTGGGGCAGCACGACGTCGGGATCGAGCGCCCGCGGCACGGCGTTGA
- a CDS encoding 5-(carboxyamino)imidazole ribonucleotide synthase — protein MGAPVVAVVGGGQLARMMQQQAIALGVHLRVLVESPIVSTAQVVPDAPVGAADDADAIRRLVDGAAVLTFEHEHVPNDLLRELEADGVPVRPGPDALVHAQDKLVMRRRLTEVGAPCPAWAAVTTEAELARFGDATGWPVVVKTARGGYDGKGVRVVRSATEAADWLAALAPGDALLAEEMVPFTRELAVLVARRPSGGPDGTGEVRAWPVVETIQEDGVCAEVLAPAPGLSDATAARAQEIGERIASGLGVTGVLAVEMFEVHHDDGTSRLVVNELAMRPHNSGHWTIDGAVTSQFEQHLRAVLDLPLGETQPTAPHTVMVNLLGSALDDPREAYPTLMARHPEAKVHLYGKEVRPGRKLGHVTVTGAALAHSRATARAAVALLRGDGGDGDGGAGGAAATSGDDADHVDR, from the coding sequence GTGGGAGCACCGGTAGTCGCAGTCGTGGGCGGGGGCCAGCTGGCCCGGATGATGCAGCAGCAGGCCATCGCGTTGGGGGTGCACCTGCGGGTGCTCGTCGAGTCGCCGATCGTCTCCACCGCCCAGGTGGTGCCGGACGCCCCGGTCGGCGCGGCGGACGACGCCGACGCCATCCGCCGCCTCGTCGACGGCGCCGCCGTGCTCACCTTCGAGCACGAGCACGTGCCCAACGACCTGCTGCGCGAGCTCGAGGCCGACGGCGTCCCGGTCCGGCCCGGGCCGGACGCCCTGGTGCACGCCCAGGACAAGCTCGTCATGCGCCGCCGGCTCACCGAGGTCGGGGCGCCCTGCCCGGCGTGGGCCGCCGTCACCACCGAGGCCGAGCTCGCCCGGTTCGGCGACGCGACCGGCTGGCCCGTCGTGGTGAAGACCGCCCGTGGCGGCTACGACGGCAAGGGTGTGCGGGTGGTCCGTTCGGCCACCGAGGCCGCCGACTGGCTCGCGGCATTGGCTCCGGGCGACGCACTGCTCGCCGAGGAGATGGTGCCGTTCACCCGCGAGCTGGCCGTGCTGGTGGCACGCCGGCCCTCCGGCGGACCCGACGGCACGGGCGAGGTCCGCGCCTGGCCGGTGGTGGAGACCATCCAGGAGGACGGAGTGTGCGCCGAGGTCCTCGCGCCCGCACCGGGACTGTCTGATGCCACCGCCGCCCGGGCCCAGGAGATCGGCGAGCGCATCGCCTCGGGCCTCGGCGTCACCGGCGTCCTCGCGGTGGAGATGTTCGAGGTGCACCACGACGACGGCACCTCCCGCCTGGTCGTGAACGAGCTCGCCATGCGCCCGCACAACTCCGGCCACTGGACCATCGACGGCGCCGTGACCAGCCAGTTCGAGCAGCACCTGCGGGCGGTCCTGGACCTCCCGCTGGGCGAGACCCAGCCCACCGCGCCGCACACGGTCATGGTCAACCTGCTCGGCTCGGCGCTGGACGACCCGCGCGAGGCCTACCCCACCCTCATGGCGCGCCACCCTGAGGCCAAGGTGCACCTGTACGGCAAGGAGGTGCGGCCGGGCCGCAAGCTTGGCCACGTCACGGTGACGGGTGCGGCCCTGGCGCACTCCCGCGCGACCGCCAGGGCCGCCGTCGCCCTGCTGCGTGGCGACGGCGGTGACGGCGACGGCGGCGCGGGCGGCGCGGCGGCCACCTCCGGGGACGACGCCGACCACGTGGACCGGTAG
- a CDS encoding UTP--glucose-1-phosphate uridylyltransferase, whose translation MADHIAATLDKAREGGAHPAELAALRRRLEQLTEPGAGQLPGARLEPMPDLPRLTDLPEPSDAEAREVLDRLVVLKLNGGLGTSMGLSGPKSLLEVKPGQSFLDIIARQVLALRERHGARLPLVLMNSAGTRDASLAALRRHEIDVDGVPLDFLQGREPKLRETDLLPVEWPADPELEWCPPGHGDLYTAMAVSGALDALLAAGLRWCFVSNSDNLGALADPRLAAWMARERAPFVMEAVRGTPADRKGGHLARHRGRTVLRETAQVPDGDPSFGDIDRWRYYNTNNLWVDLEALRDLQERDPGAPALPLIVNRKTVDPTDSASTPVIQLETAMGAAVGAIEGARAVEVPRTRFAPVKTTDDLLVVRSDAYELRPDGVLAPTFDGTAPHVSLDRAHYKLMADFEARFPSGAPSLRRCTSLAVEGDVTFGAEVVVEGDVRVTGPRHVADGEALRG comes from the coding sequence ATGGCGGACCACATCGCCGCGACACTGGACAAGGCACGTGAGGGCGGGGCGCACCCCGCCGAGCTCGCTGCACTGCGCCGTCGTCTCGAGCAGCTGACCGAGCCGGGCGCCGGGCAGCTGCCCGGCGCCCGGCTCGAGCCGATGCCGGACCTGCCCCGCCTGACGGATCTGCCCGAACCGTCCGACGCCGAGGCCCGGGAGGTCCTGGACCGGCTGGTGGTGCTCAAGCTCAACGGCGGCCTGGGCACGAGCATGGGCCTGTCGGGGCCGAAGTCGCTGCTCGAGGTCAAGCCCGGCCAGTCGTTCCTCGACATCATCGCCCGCCAGGTACTCGCCCTGCGGGAGCGGCACGGGGCACGTCTGCCGCTGGTGCTGATGAACTCCGCGGGCACGCGGGATGCGTCGCTGGCGGCGCTGCGACGGCACGAGATCGACGTCGACGGCGTGCCGCTGGACTTCCTGCAGGGCCGGGAGCCCAAGCTCCGTGAGACGGACCTGCTGCCGGTCGAGTGGCCGGCGGACCCCGAGCTGGAATGGTGCCCGCCGGGCCACGGCGACCTGTACACGGCCATGGCGGTCTCCGGTGCGCTCGACGCGCTGCTGGCGGCCGGGCTGCGCTGGTGCTTCGTGTCGAACTCCGACAACCTCGGCGCGCTGGCGGACCCGCGGCTGGCCGCCTGGATGGCGCGCGAGCGCGCGCCGTTCGTGATGGAGGCGGTGCGCGGCACGCCGGCCGACCGCAAGGGTGGCCACCTCGCGCGCCACCGCGGCCGGACCGTGCTGCGCGAGACCGCGCAGGTGCCCGACGGCGACCCCTCCTTCGGGGACATCGACCGGTGGCGCTACTACAACACCAACAACCTCTGGGTCGACCTCGAGGCGCTGCGGGACCTGCAGGAGAGGGACCCCGGGGCCCCCGCGCTCCCGCTCATCGTCAACCGCAAGACGGTGGACCCCACGGACTCCGCGAGCACCCCGGTGATTCAGCTCGAGACCGCCATGGGCGCGGCGGTCGGCGCGATCGAGGGCGCCCGTGCCGTCGAGGTCCCGCGCACCAGGTTCGCCCCGGTGAAGACCACCGACGACCTGCTCGTGGTCCGTTCCGACGCCTACGAGCTCCGACCCGACGGCGTGCTGGCGCCGACGTTCGACGGGACCGCGCCGCACGTCTCGCTGGATCGGGCGCACTACAAGCTCATGGCCGACTTCGAGGCCCGGTTCCCCTCCGGGGCTCCGTCGCTGCGCCGGTGCACGTCCCTTGCGGTCGAGGGGGACGTCACGTTCGGGGCGGAGGTGGTGGTGGAAGGCGACGTGCGGGTCACCGGCCCGCGGCACGTCGCCGACGGGGAGGCCCTGCGGGGATGA
- the purE gene encoding 5-(carboxyamino)imidazole ribonucleotide mutase, with protein sequence MGAAVGIVMGSDSDWPVMEEAADVLQDFGVEAEVDVVSAHRMPTEMLDYGRTAAERGLRVLIAGAGGAAHLPGMLAAVTPLPVIGVPVPLRHLDGMDSLLSIVQMPGGVPVATVSIAGAKNAGLLAVRILAAGTDDGATRLREQMVTYQEGLRQVAQEKGTRLRNQRGHKTGFGS encoded by the coding sequence ATGGGCGCAGCTGTCGGGATCGTCATGGGCTCGGACTCGGACTGGCCGGTCATGGAGGAAGCCGCGGACGTCCTGCAGGATTTCGGCGTCGAGGCCGAGGTCGACGTCGTCTCCGCGCACCGGATGCCCACCGAGATGCTCGACTACGGGCGCACCGCAGCCGAGCGGGGCCTGCGGGTGCTCATCGCGGGCGCGGGCGGCGCGGCCCACCTGCCCGGCATGCTCGCGGCCGTCACCCCGCTGCCCGTGATCGGCGTCCCCGTGCCGCTGCGCCACCTCGACGGGATGGACTCCCTGCTCTCCATCGTCCAGATGCCCGGCGGGGTGCCGGTCGCCACCGTGTCGATCGCCGGCGCGAAGAACGCCGGCCTGCTCGCGGTGCGCATCCTCGCGGCCGGCACGGACGACGGCGCTACCCGGCTGCGCGAGCAGATGGTCACCTACCAGGAGGGGCTGCGCCAGGTGGCCCAGGAGAAGGGCACCCGGCTGCGCAACCAGCGCGGCCACAAGACCGGGTTCGGCAGCTGA
- a CDS encoding exodeoxyribonuclease III, with protein MLTIATVNVNGIRAAFKRGMDAWIRHRNPDVMLLQEVRANDEILAEHLGDGWHIAHQASDFKGRAGVAVASRLPASAVRVGLGDGEPPMDTGRWVEMDLEVPGWDRPLTVVSLYIHSGTLRTEKMDAKFAHLEKVTARMGQLAEQARDGQREVVVAGDINIVRSEADLKNWKGNHNKTSGATDEEIAYLDKWFADGWVDLGRELGGDGPGPFTWWSWRGKAFDNDAGWRIDYQIATPGLAARAASAEVDRAASYDARFSDHAPVVVGYEV; from the coding sequence GTGCTGACCATCGCCACCGTCAACGTCAACGGCATCCGGGCCGCCTTCAAGCGCGGCATGGACGCCTGGATCCGCCACCGCAACCCGGACGTCATGCTCCTGCAGGAGGTGCGCGCCAACGACGAGATCCTGGCCGAGCACCTCGGTGACGGCTGGCACATCGCCCACCAGGCCTCCGACTTCAAGGGCCGTGCCGGCGTGGCCGTCGCGTCCCGGCTGCCCGCCTCCGCGGTGCGGGTGGGCCTGGGCGACGGCGAGCCCCCGATGGACACCGGCCGCTGGGTGGAGATGGACCTCGAGGTCCCGGGCTGGGACCGGCCCCTGACGGTCGTCTCCCTCTACATCCACTCTGGGACCCTCCGCACCGAGAAGATGGACGCGAAGTTCGCGCACCTGGAGAAGGTGACCGCGCGGATGGGGCAGCTCGCCGAGCAGGCCCGGGACGGGCAGCGGGAGGTCGTGGTCGCCGGCGACATCAACATCGTCCGCAGCGAGGCGGACCTCAAGAACTGGAAGGGCAACCACAACAAGACCTCCGGTGCCACCGACGAGGAGATCGCCTACCTCGACAAGTGGTTCGCCGACGGCTGGGTGGACCTGGGCCGTGAGCTCGGCGGCGACGGGCCCGGCCCGTTCACCTGGTGGTCCTGGCGTGGCAAGGCCTTCGACAACGACGCCGGCTGGCGCATCGACTACCAGATCGCCACGCCCGGGCTGGCGGCGCGGGCCGCCAGCGCGGAGGTGGACCGGGCCGCCAGCTACGACGCCCGGTTCTCCGACCACGCGCCGGTCGTCGTGGGCTACGAGGTCTGA
- a CDS encoding ABC transporter permease, translating to MTGVVGALVEAWDELRLHKLRVLLSLVGIAVSVAAMTAVLAVGEMTAQAQVEMMDRDSGRQTTITVNAWGATGTEEVVPTMRAMVDRYDVTHASVVLWTTGRFRAGATTIDAPLQLVDQPYGVMHRVPVSEGAWFSPGDDERRAPALVVNESFLAAMGGVDLAGRPVVTVPGDHPATMVVIGVMPDRWEGEGATAFALYDAYTRVTGAPELDPMMGAVPQLELWVPPELAEDADRRVRADLTGALGEGAMVDVYRNDQFGQQAFNDTFRLVVVGIGALVLLLGALSLVNIALVTVRQRIREIGIRRSFGASSGRVFFSIMLESVVATAVAGVVGVGLAITIVQALPLETWLGFTIEDVPPFPLSAALTGLLAAAGVGALAGLLPAVVAVRVRPIDAIRY from the coding sequence ATGACCGGCGTCGTCGGGGCGCTGGTCGAGGCCTGGGACGAGCTGCGCCTGCACAAGCTGCGCGTGCTGCTCTCCCTGGTGGGCATCGCCGTCTCGGTGGCCGCGATGACGGCGGTGCTGGCGGTGGGCGAGATGACCGCGCAGGCCCAGGTGGAGATGATGGACCGCGACTCGGGGCGGCAGACCACGATCACGGTCAACGCCTGGGGGGCCACCGGCACCGAGGAAGTGGTGCCGACGATGCGCGCGATGGTGGACCGCTACGACGTCACGCACGCCTCCGTGGTGCTGTGGACCACGGGACGGTTCCGCGCCGGTGCCACGACGATCGACGCGCCGCTGCAGCTGGTCGACCAGCCGTACGGCGTCATGCACCGCGTACCGGTCAGCGAGGGCGCCTGGTTCTCCCCGGGCGACGACGAGCGCCGCGCGCCCGCGCTCGTCGTCAACGAGTCGTTCCTCGCCGCGATGGGCGGTGTGGACCTCGCCGGTCGCCCGGTCGTCACCGTGCCCGGCGACCACCCCGCCACGATGGTGGTCATCGGTGTGATGCCGGACCGTTGGGAGGGCGAGGGAGCGACCGCATTCGCGCTGTACGACGCATACACCCGGGTCACGGGGGCTCCCGAGCTGGATCCCATGATGGGCGCGGTTCCCCAGCTGGAGCTGTGGGTGCCGCCGGAGCTTGCCGAGGACGCCGACCGGCGGGTGCGAGCCGACCTCACCGGGGCGCTGGGTGAGGGCGCGATGGTCGACGTCTACCGCAACGACCAGTTCGGCCAGCAGGCCTTCAACGACACGTTCCGGCTCGTGGTCGTCGGTATCGGCGCGCTCGTGCTGCTGCTGGGCGCGCTGAGCCTGGTCAACATCGCGTTGGTGACCGTGCGGCAGCGCATCCGCGAGATCGGCATCCGCCGCTCGTTCGGAGCGTCGTCGGGCCGGGTCTTCTTCTCGATCATGCTCGAGTCCGTGGTGGCGACGGCGGTGGCAGGCGTGGTCGGGGTGGGCCTGGCGATCACAATCGTGCAGGCGCTGCCGCTGGAGACGTGGCTGGGCTTCACCATCGAGGACGTCCCGCCGTTCCCGCTCTCGGCGGCGCTGACGGGGCTGCTCGCCGCGGCGGGGGTAGGTGCGCTGGCCGGGCTCCTGCCCGCCGTCGTCGCCGTGCGGGTGCGCCCGATCGACGCGATCCGGTACTGA